A genomic window from Pantoea alhagi includes:
- the qseC gene encoding quorum sensing histidine kinase QseC, with amino-acid sequence MKQMSLRARLMSGFLLLTAICWGAASISAWFQARHTINELFDTQQMLFAKRLITLNPAELNRATLPATKKVLSDHRGQQEDDALAFAIFNRAGKRVFDDGEKGKDFLFEPNYRGFRDGSLRDDDDLWRMVWLNTPDGQYVVAVGQEWEYRDEMTGAVVRSTLLPWLFALPLMLILLLWLLQRELAPLKQIAHQLQRRLPDDSASLNAARLPSEVRPMVDALNGLFSRIHQMLQRERRFTSDAAHELRSPLAALKVQSEVVQLAHDDAEMRQHALVNLDAGIDRATRLVDQLLTLSRLDAQRTLAESETVDLAQLTQQAIVEQDSVAQRAGITLRLENLVGERFPYQGHALLLSLLLRNLLDNAIRYGRRGGTVTVTLRQQQLEISDNGLGVSEEALQRIGERFYRPPGQEKSGSGLGLSIVQHIAAIHGMQIRLANRPQGGFRVTFDLP; translated from the coding sequence ATGAAACAGATGAGCCTGCGCGCCCGGCTGATGAGCGGCTTTTTGCTGTTAACGGCGATCTGCTGGGGAGCGGCGAGCATCAGCGCCTGGTTCCAGGCACGTCATACCATTAACGAGCTGTTTGATACACAACAGATGTTGTTTGCTAAGCGGCTAATTACCCTTAACCCGGCGGAGCTGAACCGCGCCACGCTGCCCGCGACGAAAAAAGTGTTGTCCGATCATCGTGGCCAGCAGGAGGACGATGCGCTGGCTTTCGCCATTTTTAATCGTGCAGGAAAGCGGGTATTTGACGACGGCGAGAAGGGCAAAGATTTTCTTTTTGAGCCAAATTATCGCGGTTTTCGCGACGGAAGTCTGCGTGATGATGACGATCTCTGGCGTATGGTCTGGCTGAATACGCCCGATGGGCAGTATGTGGTGGCCGTAGGTCAGGAGTGGGAATATCGCGATGAAATGACCGGCGCGGTGGTACGCAGCACGCTGCTGCCGTGGCTATTCGCCTTACCGCTGATGCTTATCCTGCTGCTATGGCTGCTGCAACGCGAGCTGGCACCGTTAAAACAGATAGCCCACCAGCTTCAGCGCCGCTTGCCGGATGATAGCGCCTCCCTTAATGCCGCCAGGCTGCCCTCTGAAGTCAGGCCGATGGTTGATGCCCTGAATGGCCTCTTTTCGCGCATTCATCAGATGCTGCAACGTGAAAGGCGTTTTACTTCCGATGCCGCGCATGAGTTACGCAGTCCGCTGGCGGCGCTAAAAGTGCAAAGCGAAGTAGTGCAACTGGCACATGACGATGCAGAGATGCGTCAGCATGCGCTGGTCAATCTGGACGCCGGTATCGATCGTGCCACGCGACTGGTGGATCAGTTGCTAACGCTTTCCCGTCTGGATGCGCAGCGAACGCTGGCGGAAAGTGAAACGGTCGATTTAGCGCAGCTGACGCAGCAGGCGATTGTGGAACAGGATAGCGTCGCGCAGCGCGCCGGCATTACCCTGCGGCTGGAAAACCTGGTGGGCGAACGCTTTCCTTATCAGGGACATGCGCTGCTGCTCTCGCTGCTGCTGCGTAATCTGCTGGATAATGCCATTCGTTACGGACGTCGCGGCGGCACGGTGACGGTGACGCTGCGTCAACAACAGCTGGAGATAAGCGATAACGGACTAGGCGTTAGTGAAGAGGCGCTGCAGCGCATCGGCGAACGTTTTTACCGTCCGCCAGGACAGGAGAAATCGGGCAGCGGGCTGGGACTATCGATCGTACAGCATATCGCCGCGATACACGGCATGCAGATCCGGCTGGCGAATCGACCGCAAGGCGGCTTCCGCGTGACGTTCGATCTGCCATAA
- the qseB gene encoding quorum sensing response regulator transcription factor QseB, whose translation MRILLIEDDRLIGDGIKAGLGKLGFSVDWIMDGEQGIAALKAATYDAVVLDLSLPQRDGMDILRSWRSHGEDIPVLILTARDAVAQRVEGLQQGADDYLCKPFALSEVAARLQALIRRRHGQLQPTLTHGALTLDPAARTVTLDNELIELKPRELALLELFMLNAGRVLTRAQLEEKLYSWDQDVSSNAVEVHIHHLRKKLGSAFIRTVHGVGYTLGATP comes from the coding sequence ATGCGTATTCTGTTAATTGAAGACGATCGTTTAATTGGTGATGGCATCAAAGCCGGGCTGGGCAAGCTGGGTTTTAGCGTTGACTGGATAATGGATGGCGAGCAGGGAATAGCAGCGCTAAAGGCAGCCACCTATGATGCCGTTGTGCTGGATCTCAGCCTGCCACAGCGCGACGGTATGGATATTTTGCGCAGCTGGCGTAGCCACGGCGAAGATATTCCGGTACTGATTTTAACCGCACGCGATGCGGTGGCGCAGCGGGTAGAGGGGTTGCAGCAGGGCGCGGATGATTATCTCTGCAAGCCTTTTGCGTTGAGTGAGGTGGCGGCACGCCTGCAGGCGTTGATCCGTCGACGCCACGGCCAGTTACAGCCTACCTTAACCCACGGCGCGCTGACGCTTGATCCCGCTGCGCGTACCGTCACGCTGGATAATGAGCTGATCGAACTGAAGCCGCGCGAGCTGGCGCTGCTGGAGCTGTTTATGCTCAATGCAGGACGGGTGCTGACGCGGGCACAGCTGGAGGAGAAGCTTTACAGTTGGGATCAGGATGTTTCCAGTAACGCGGTAGAAGTACATATTCACCATCTGCGTAAAAAGCTGGGCAGTGCTTTTATTCGCACGGTGCATGGTGTGGGCTATACGCTGGGAGCAACGCCATGA
- the kup gene encoding low affinity potassium transporter Kup — translation MSSDKKQPLAAVTLAAIGVVYGDIGTSPLYTLRECLSGQFGFGVERGAVFGFLSLIFWLLILVVSLKYISYVMRADNAGEGGILTLMSLAGRNTGGRATAVLVIMGLIGGSFFYGEVVITPAISVMSAIEGLEIAAPSLDAYIVPLSITVLTLLFIIQKHGTGMVGKLFAPVMLLWFGVLAVLGARSIFHNPEVLQALNPSWAVHFFLEYKQVSFFALGAVVLSITGVEALYADMGHFGKIPIRLAWFSVVLPSLVLNYFGQGALLLEHPEAIKNPFFLLAPDWALIPMLILATLATVIASQAVISGVFSLTRQAVRLGYLPPMRIIHTSEEESGQIYIPVINWLLYYAVLIVIISFEHSSNLAAAYGIAVTGTMILTSILVCTVAVKNWHWNRLLVGAILSGLLCIDIPLFSANLIKVFSGGWLPLCLGLAMFIIMTTWKSERFRLLRRMHEHGNSLEAMIASLEKSPPVRVPGTAVYMSRALNVIPFALLHNLKHNKVLHERVVLLTLRTEDAPYVHNVRRVTIEQLSPTFWRVVGSYGWRETPNMEEIFHRCGLEGLNCRMTETSFFMSHESLIIGKRPWYLHLRGKLFLALQRNALRAPDQFEIPPNRVIELGTQVEI, via the coding sequence ATGAGCTCTGATAAGAAGCAGCCTCTCGCCGCCGTAACGCTGGCGGCAATAGGTGTGGTTTACGGGGATATTGGCACCAGTCCGCTTTACACCCTACGCGAGTGCCTGTCCGGGCAGTTTGGCTTTGGCGTAGAGCGAGGAGCCGTATTTGGCTTTTTATCGCTGATTTTCTGGTTGCTGATTCTGGTGGTGTCGCTGAAATATATCAGCTATGTCATGCGCGCCGATAATGCCGGAGAGGGGGGAATACTCACGCTGATGTCGCTGGCAGGCCGCAACACGGGCGGACGCGCGACCGCCGTGCTGGTCATTATGGGGCTGATTGGCGGCAGTTTTTTTTATGGCGAAGTCGTAATTACGCCTGCTATTTCAGTGATGTCGGCCATTGAGGGTCTTGAAATCGCAGCGCCTTCGCTGGATGCCTATATTGTGCCGCTGTCGATTACCGTACTGACGCTGCTGTTTATTATTCAGAAACATGGCACCGGCATGGTTGGCAAGCTGTTTGCTCCGGTGATGCTGCTGTGGTTTGGCGTACTGGCGGTGCTGGGCGCACGCAGCATTTTTCATAACCCCGAAGTTCTGCAGGCGCTGAATCCCAGCTGGGCGGTGCATTTCTTTCTTGAATATAAACAGGTTTCTTTCTTTGCGCTGGGCGCGGTGGTGCTGTCGATAACCGGCGTGGAAGCTCTGTATGCGGATATGGGGCACTTCGGTAAGATACCGATTCGTCTGGCCTGGTTTAGCGTTGTTCTTCCGTCGCTGGTGCTGAACTATTTCGGTCAGGGCGCGCTGCTGCTGGAGCATCCGGAAGCGATTAAAAACCCCTTTTTCCTGCTGGCGCCGGACTGGGCGCTGATTCCCATGTTGATTCTCGCTACGTTAGCCACGGTTATCGCCTCACAGGCGGTGATCTCCGGCGTGTTTTCTCTGACGCGTCAGGCGGTACGCCTGGGTTATCTGCCGCCGATGCGCATTATTCATACTTCAGAAGAGGAGTCCGGCCAGATCTATATCCCGGTGATTAACTGGCTGCTCTACTATGCGGTGCTGATTGTGATTATCAGCTTCGAACACTCCAGCAATCTGGCGGCGGCTTACGGTATCGCCGTGACCGGAACCATGATCCTGACGTCGATTCTGGTCTGTACGGTGGCGGTTAAAAACTGGCACTGGAACCGTCTGTTGGTGGGAGCAATCCTGTCAGGGCTGTTATGTATTGATATTCCGCTTTTCTCGGCCAACCTGATTAAAGTTTTTTCCGGCGGCTGGCTGCCGCTCTGTCTGGGGCTGGCGATGTTTATCATCATGACCACCTGGAAAAGCGAACGTTTCCGGTTGCTGCGCCGCATGCATGAGCACGGCAACTCCCTTGAGGCGATGATCGCTTCGCTGGAGAAATCGCCGCCGGTGCGCGTGCCGGGTACGGCGGTTTATATGTCGCGCGCGCTGAATGTTATTCCCTTTGCTCTGCTGCATAACCTGAAACATAACAAGGTGCTGCATGAGCGCGTGGTGCTACTGACGCTGCGTACCGAAGATGCGCCTTACGTGCATAACGTTCGCCGCGTGACCATTGAGCAGCTTTCGCCGACCTTCTGGCGTGTGGTAGGCAGCTATGGCTGGCGGGAAACGCCCAATATGGAAGAGATTTTCCATCGCTGCGGTCTGGAAGGGCTTAACTGCCGCATGACGGAAACCTCCTTCTTTATGTCGCACGAATCGCTGATCATTGGCAAACGACCCTGGTATTTGCATTTGCGCGGCAAGCTGTTCCTGGCCTTGCAGCGTAACGCGCTGCGCGCACCCGATCAGTTTGAGATCCCGCCGAACCGGGTGATTGAGCTGGGCACGCAGGTAGAAATCTAG